The Desulfobacterales bacterium genome includes the window TGCCAGGATGCACAAAAAATCTATCGTGAGCCTTTCACGCCGGCAACAGGGGTTCAAATCCCCTTGGGGACGCCAAAATATTTCAATGGCTTACACAATGTAAGCCGACCTTATCGCAAGCCGGATACAAAATCCGGATACAAAACGCCTTCAGAGTGCCACCTCTGAGGGCGTTTTGCTTTGGGGAAATGGGATGACTTCAGCCGGTCCCGAAGATTGTTTTCCATGGCATCACGAGCCGACTCCAATCCCAGTGTACGAAGGTAGCGCTCTGTCGTGGTGGGGTTTTTATGCCGCAGAATTCCCTGGATTTTCCACAGGGGTTCCCCGGCGGCAAAAAGGATGGATGCGGTCAGGTGTCGGATCGCATGAAATCCGAAGGGTTCCGCTCTGGGAAAAAACATGAAAGAATTGGTGCACTAATTTCCCGGTGCACCCATGTTCATTTTGTGGCGACATGTCTCACATGATGGCAAGATTTAAAAAAGCGGTGGCACAAAAACAATATGAAAAGATTTATGGAACTGATGTGATGGAGGGCTTCAAGCTAACTTTTTTTTGATCTGGCCGGCAAATGGCTCTGGCATAAAAAGCCGCAACTGGCCTCAGTTAGAAGATCATAGGAAGAGGGAATGGCGTCGCCAGTCTTCCTTTTTCAGCCATCCACGTTTGGATGGATTGATAGCCACAGTCTTGCCCCAGCTTAATTTTTTATAGAGTCAAATCCACGGTGTGTAAAAAGGAAGGGGGGGCTGTTAGCGCCCCCAAGTTGTTGGCAGTAAGCTGAGATCGCACGACAAAATTATTATTAACAACAAATCCGGGCCAGCAATTTAAAATACCCAACAATTGCAATTTTTTGGCAATCCGTAGTTGGAAGAAGGGTGGCAAGTAGAGCGATGAGCGCGGCGTCAACCCCTTGAATTGGGACCGGCAACAGTCAATTACCTTGCCGGTCACAAGGTTTCCCGAATTACTTGCTGGTGATCCTTAAATCAATTCGCCGGTTCTTGGCGCGTCCTTCTTCAGTGCTGTTGTCGGCGATCGGATGTTCCTGGCCGTAGCCCTCGGCCTTCAGGCGGCTGGGATCCACCCACAGTTTGACCAGATCCGCCATGACCGCATTGGCCCGCTGCTGGGAGAGTTTCAGATTCGCCTGCGGATCCCCAACGTTGTCGGTACAACCACCGATCTTGATTGCCACCTTTGGGTAGGCCTTCAGGATCTCGGCAATATTTCCGAGCTGCTCATGCGATTCGGTTCTCAGCGTTGCCTTGCCGGTCTCAAATGTGAGCCGATCAAACGAAAACCATGTCTTTTCGTCAACTGGGCGCTGCGTATCTTCGATAAAGTCGATCAGTTTGTTTTCCACGCCGAGATCTGGGATGTTGAGCTCAACACCGCCGGGCAACTTCTTGCTGAAAAACTTACCCTACCCAGCCAAAGCGTCGCACGCCTGTTCCGCGACTTTGTCGGCTTTCCTTTCCCCCAGTAACTCTCCAATCTTGCCGATTAAGCCGTCGTTTAATTGATCTTTAAGCTATGCAATAATGTTCTGTGCCATGTCTTGTCTCCTATTGCCGCATTCACGTAAAGCGTTGGACAGCAACCCTATGAACTGCCGGCTGTCCACCGTCATTAGGGGCTGCCATCAAGCAGGTTACAGTCCAACCATTTGCTCGATGCGCCCGGTCACCTCA containing:
- a CDS encoding OmpA family protein; the protein is MENKLIDFIEDTQRPVDEKTWFSFDRLTFETGKATLRTESHEQLGNIAEILKAYPKVAIKIGGCTDNVGDPQANLKLSQQRANAVMADLVKLWVDPSRLKAEGYGQEHPIADNSTEEGRAKNRRIDLRITSK